One Gossypium hirsutum isolate 1008001.06 chromosome A11, Gossypium_hirsutum_v2.1, whole genome shotgun sequence genomic window carries:
- the LOC121209775 gene encoding protein SULFUR DEFICIENCY-INDUCED 1, producing MNSISSNNNHSQQMRIMRTTMMKKMKKNSSSSSKEEDLYHVIHKVPQGDSPYVKAKHAQLIEKNPEAAIVLFWKAINAGDRVDSALKDMAVVMKQLDRSEEAIEAIKSFRSRCSKQAQESLDNVLIDLYKKCGRLDEQIELLKRKLRLIYQGEVFNGKPTKTARSHGKKFQVSVKQEISRLLGNLGWAYMKKSNYLTAEVIYRKAQMIDPDANKACNLGLCLIKQGRFDDAGSVLGDVLQGKIPGSEDDKAKNKARELLMEVKAFQPPLELSDIVGLDDEFFNGLELLMNAYAPVRSKRLPIFEEISSFRDQLAC from the exons ATGAACTCCATCAGTTCCAACAACAATCACAGCCAGCAGATGAGGATAATGAGAACCACcatgatgaagaagatgaagaagaacaGTAGCAGCTCAAGTAAGGAAGAAGATCTTTATCATGTTATTCATAAAGTTCCTCAAGGTGATTCTCCTTATGTTAAAGCCAAACATGCTCAG CTGATAGAAAAGAATCCAGAAGCAGCAATAGTATTATTTTGGAAGGCGATAAATGCTGGGGATAGAGTGGACAGTGCACTAAAGGACATGGCCGTGGTGATGAAGCAACTCGACCGAAGCGAAGAAGCCATTGAGGCTATCAAGTCTTTCAGGTCTCGTTGCTCAAAACAAGCACAGGAGTCACTTGACAATGTTCTTATCGACTTGTACAAG AAATGTGGTAGATTAGACgagcaaattgaattattgaaaagaaagttgagaTTAATATACCAGGGAGAAGTGTTCAATGGAAAACCAACCAAGACAGCTCGCTCCCATGGGAAGAAGTTTCAAGTTTCTGTTAAGCAAGAAATTTCAAGATTACTG GGAAATCTGGGGTGGGCTTACATGAAGAAATCGAACTACTTGACGGCAGAGGTGATTTATAGAAAAGCACAGATGATCGACCCGGATGCCAACAAGGCGTGCAACTTGGGTCTTTGCTTGATCAAACAAGGTAGGTTTGATGATGCAGGTTCGGTCCTTGGAGATGTATTGCAAGGTAAAATTCCAGGTTCAGAGGACGATAAAGCCAAGAATAAAGCTCGGGAATTATTAATGGAAGTTAAAGCCTTTCAGCCACCTTTGGAGTTGTCTGATATTGTGGGACTTGATGATGAGTTTTTCAATGGGCTTGAGCTGTTAATGAATGCATATGCCCCTGTTAGATCAAAGAGACTGCCCATTTTTGAAGAGATCTCCTCATTTAGAGATCAATTGGCTTGTTAG
- the LOC107924451 gene encoding ribonuclease P protein subunit p25-like protein has product MDRYQKVEKPKPESPINENEIRITSQGAIRNYINYAIALLQDKHVKEIVLKAMGQAISKTVAIAEILKKRIPRLHQDTSISSVSITDVWEPIEEGLVPVEMTRHVSMISITLSTRELNKNSVGYQAPHYAEQPKPQYHYQQQQPLKQARIPYNAVNEDSYGRGRGRGRGRGRGRSWGRGGYGNYQDNGGYSNWGRGGGRGRGWGYRGAGYERGRGGGGRGFSRGRERMGGGGRSRGGGY; this is encoded by the exons ATGGATAGATACCAGAAAGTAGAGAAGCCAAAGCCTGAATCACCCATTAACGAGAATGAGATCCGAATCACTTCCCAAGGTGCTATTCGGAACTACATCAACTATGCTATTGCTCTTCTTCAG GACAAGCATGTGAAGGAAATTGTCTTGAAAGCAATGGGACAGGCAATCAGTAAGACAGTAGCCATTGCCGAGATTTTAAAG AAACGGATTCCTCGCTTGCATCAAGATACTTCCATTAGCTCGGTGAGCATAACTGATGTGTGGGAGCCTATTGAAGAGGGCCTTGTTCC TGTGGAGATGACTCGCCATGTCTCAATGATATCTATTACCTTGTCAACCAGAGAACTAAACAAAAACTCTGTTGG GTATCAAGCTCCACATTATGCTGAACAACCAAAGCCACAATATCATTATCAGCAGCAGCAACCGCTGAAACAAGCTCGTATCCCATATAATGCTGTTAATGAAG ATTCATATGGCCGAGGTAGGGGTCGTGGTAGAGGCAGAGGGAGAGGGCGGAGTTGGGGCAGGGGTGGCTATGGAAATTATCAAG ATAATGGTGGATATTCAAACTGGGGCAGAGGTGGTGGGCGAGGAAGAGGTTGGGGTTATCGTG GTGCTGGTTATGAAAGAGGTAGAGGTGGAGGTGGTAGAGGCTTTAGCCGTGGCCGTGAGAGGATGGGTGGTGGTGGTCGCTCGAGGGGTGGTGGCTACTGA